In one Cyclopterus lumpus isolate fCycLum1 chromosome 22, fCycLum1.pri, whole genome shotgun sequence genomic region, the following are encoded:
- the sec23a gene encoding protein transport protein Sec23A isoform X1, with product MATFPEYITQNEERDGVRFSWNVWPSSRLEATRMVVPVSSLFTPLSERPDLPPIQYEPVLCSRATCRAVLNPLCQVDYRAKLWACNFCYQRNQFPPSYAGISEVNQPAELLPQFSTIEYVVQRGPQMPLVFLYVVDTCMEDEDLQALKESLQMSLSLLPPTALVGLITFGRMVQVHELGCEGISKSYVFRGTKDLNAKQLQEMLGLIKPSATQGRGPQPAQQPLSNRFLQPVQKIDMNLTDLLGELQRDPWPVTQGKRPLRSLGVAMSIAVGLLECTFPNTGARIMTFIGGPATQGPGMVVGDELKTPIRSWHDLEKDNAKFMKKATKHYESLANRASTNGHIIDIYACALDQTGLLEMKCCANYTGGYMVMADSFNTSLFKQTFQRVFTKDVQGSFKMAFAATLEVKTSREIKVSGAIGPCVSLNAKGPCVSENEIGTGGTCQWKICGLDPSTTLALYFEVVNQHNAPIPQGGRGAIQFVTQYQHSSGQRRIRVTTTARNWADAQTQIQSIAASFDQEAAAILMARLSVFRAETEEGPDVLRWLDRQLIRLCQKFGDYHKDDPNSFRFSETFSLYPQFMFHLRRSPFLQVFNNSPDESSYYRHQFNRHDLTQALIMIQPVLYAYSFNGPPEPVLLDSSSILPDRILLMDTFFQILIYHGETVAQWRKAGYQEMSEYENFRHLLQAPVDDAQELLHTRFPMPRYIDTEHGGSQARFLLSKVNPSQTHNNMYAWGQESGAPILTDDVSLQVFMDHLKKLAVSSAA from the exons ATGGCTACCTTCCCAGAGTACATAACTCAGAACGAAGAGCGCGACGGTGTGCGGTTCAGCTGGAACGTCTGGCCTTCCAGCCGGCTGGAGGCGACCCGGATGGTGGTCCCGGTGTCGTCTCTGTTCACCCCCCTGAGTGAACGGCCTGACCTGCCGCCGATCCAGTACGAACCGGTGCTCTGCAGCCGCGCCACCTGCCGCGCTGTACTCAACCCGCTGTG tcagGTGGACTACAGAGCCAAACTCTGGGCCTGTAACTTCTGCTACCAGAGGAACCAG TTTCCTCCATCTTACGCTGGAATCTCTGAGGTGAACCAACCGGCCGAGCTGTTGCCTCAGTTCTCCACCATCGAGTATGTGGTCCAG CGGGGTCCTCAGATGCCGCTGGTCTTCCTCTATGTGGTTGACACCTGTATGGAGGACGAGGACCTGCAGGCCCTGAAGGAGTCTCTGCAGATGTCCCTGTCTCTGCTGCCTCCCACTGCGCTGGTCGGACTCATCACATTCGGCCGCATGGTTCAGGTCCACGAACTCGGCTGTGAGGGGATCTCCAAGAGCTATGTCTTCAGGGGGACCAAGGACCTGAACGCCAAGCAGCTACAG GAGATGCTGGGTCTGATCAAACCTTCAGCCACTCAGGGACGAGGACCTCAACCAGCCCAACAACCTCTGTCGAatag GTTCCTGCAGCCGGTGCAGAAGATCGACATGAACCTGACGGACCTCTTGGGGGAGCTGCAGCGGGACCCTTGGCCCGTCACTCAGGGAAAGAGGCCGCTGCGCTCGCTGGGCGTCGCCATGTCCATCGCTGTGGGCCTGCTGGAG TGCACCTTTCCAAACACGGGCGCTCGGATCATGACCTTCATCGGCGGCCCGGCGACGCAGGGCCCCGGCATGGTGGTGGGAGACGAACTGAAGACCCCCATCAGGTCCTGGCACGACCTAGAGAAGGACAACGCCAAGTTCATGAAGAAAGCCACCAAG CACTATGAGTCTCTTGCTAACAGAGCGTCAACTAACGGTCACATCATCGACATCTACGCCTGTGCTCTTGATCAGACCGGCCTACTGGAGATGAAGTGCTGTGCCAACTACactgg AGGGTACATGGTGATGGCCGACTCCTTCAACACCTCTCTGTTTAAACAAACCTTCCAGAGAGTTTTCACCAAAGACGTCCAGGGATCATTCAAGATGGCCTTTGCCGCCACGCTGGAGGTCAAG ACATCCAGAGAGATCAAAGTATCTGGAGCGATTGGTCCTTGTGTGTCTCTCAACGCTAAAGGACCTTGTGTCTCTGAGAAC gagATTGGAACAGGAGGAACGTGTCAGTGGAAGATCTGTGGCCTGGATCCGAGCACTACGCTGGCACTTTACTTCGAGGTGGTCAACCAG cacAACGCTCCGATCCCTCAGGGCGGCCGTGGAGCGATCCAGTTTGTTACTCAGTACCAACACTCATCAGGACAGAGACGCATCAGGGTCACCACCACGGCCAGGAA CTGGGCAGACGCTCAGACGCAGATTCAGAGCATCGCAGCGTCCTTTGATCAGGAGGCGGCCGCCATCTTGATGGCGAGATTGTCGGTGTTCCGGGCGGAGACGGAGGAGGGTCCGGATGTCCTCAGGTGGTTGGACAGACAGCTCATCAGACTT TGTCAGAAGTTTGGAGATTACCACAAAGATGATCCAAATTCCTTCAGGTTCTCTGAGACCTTCTCCCTCTACCCTCAG ttCATGTTTCACCTGCGCCGCTCTCCATTCCTACAAGTGTTCAATAACAGTCCAGATGAGAGTTCATATTACAGACATCAGTTCAACAGACACGACCTGACTCAGGCGCTCATCATGATCCAACCTGTGCTCTACGCTTATTCATTCAACGGACCACCTGAG cCGGTTCTGttggacagcagcagcatcctgcCGGACCGGATCCTGCTGATGGACACCTTCTTCCAAATCCTCATCTACCACGGAGAG aCTGTAGCTCAGTGGAGGAAGGCTGGTTATCAGGAAATGTCTGAGTATGAGAACTTCAGACACCTCCTTCAGGCTCCGGTGGACGACGctcaggagctgctgcacaCTCGCTTCCCGATGCCCAGATACATCGACACGGAGCACGGAGGCAGCCAG GCTCGCTTCCTGCTCTCCAAGGTGAACCCGTCCCAGACCCACAACAACATGTACGCCTGGGGACAG GAGTCTGGAGCTCCCATCCTGACAGACGACGTCAGCCTGCAGGTGTTCATGGACCACCTCAAGAAACTGGCTGTCTCCAGCGCTGCCTGA
- the sec23a gene encoding protein transport protein Sec23A isoform X2, translated as MATFPEYITQNEERDGVRFSWNVWPSSRLEATRMVVPVSSLFTPLSERPDLPPIQYEPVLCSRATCRAVLNPLCQVDYRAKLWACNFCYQRNQFPPSYAGISEVNQPAELLPQFSTIEYVVQRGPQMPLVFLYVVDTCMEDEDLQALKESLQMSLSLLPPTALVGLITFGRMVQVHELGCEGISKSYVFRGTKDLNAKQLQEMLGLIKPSATQGRGPQPAQQPLSNRFLQPVQKIDMNLTDLLGELQRDPWPVTQGKRPLRSLGVAMSIAVGLLECTFPNTGARIMTFIGGPATQGPGMVVGDELKTPIRSWHDLEKDNAKFMKKATKHYESLANRASTNGHIIDIYACALDQTGLLEMKCCANYTGGYMVMADSFNTSLFKQTFQRVFTKDVQGSFKMAFAATLEVKTSREIKVSGAIGPCVSLNAKGPCVSENEIGTGGTCQWKICGLDPSTTLALYFEVVNQHNAPIPQGGRGAIQFVTQYQHSSGQRRIRVTTTARNWADAQTQIQSIAASFDQEAAAILMARLSVFRAETEEGPDVLRWLDRQLIRLCQKFGDYHKDDPNSFRFSETFSLYPQTVAQWRKAGYQEMSEYENFRHLLQAPVDDAQELLHTRFPMPRYIDTEHGGSQARFLLSKVNPSQTHNNMYAWGQESGAPILTDDVSLQVFMDHLKKLAVSSAA; from the exons ATGGCTACCTTCCCAGAGTACATAACTCAGAACGAAGAGCGCGACGGTGTGCGGTTCAGCTGGAACGTCTGGCCTTCCAGCCGGCTGGAGGCGACCCGGATGGTGGTCCCGGTGTCGTCTCTGTTCACCCCCCTGAGTGAACGGCCTGACCTGCCGCCGATCCAGTACGAACCGGTGCTCTGCAGCCGCGCCACCTGCCGCGCTGTACTCAACCCGCTGTG tcagGTGGACTACAGAGCCAAACTCTGGGCCTGTAACTTCTGCTACCAGAGGAACCAG TTTCCTCCATCTTACGCTGGAATCTCTGAGGTGAACCAACCGGCCGAGCTGTTGCCTCAGTTCTCCACCATCGAGTATGTGGTCCAG CGGGGTCCTCAGATGCCGCTGGTCTTCCTCTATGTGGTTGACACCTGTATGGAGGACGAGGACCTGCAGGCCCTGAAGGAGTCTCTGCAGATGTCCCTGTCTCTGCTGCCTCCCACTGCGCTGGTCGGACTCATCACATTCGGCCGCATGGTTCAGGTCCACGAACTCGGCTGTGAGGGGATCTCCAAGAGCTATGTCTTCAGGGGGACCAAGGACCTGAACGCCAAGCAGCTACAG GAGATGCTGGGTCTGATCAAACCTTCAGCCACTCAGGGACGAGGACCTCAACCAGCCCAACAACCTCTGTCGAatag GTTCCTGCAGCCGGTGCAGAAGATCGACATGAACCTGACGGACCTCTTGGGGGAGCTGCAGCGGGACCCTTGGCCCGTCACTCAGGGAAAGAGGCCGCTGCGCTCGCTGGGCGTCGCCATGTCCATCGCTGTGGGCCTGCTGGAG TGCACCTTTCCAAACACGGGCGCTCGGATCATGACCTTCATCGGCGGCCCGGCGACGCAGGGCCCCGGCATGGTGGTGGGAGACGAACTGAAGACCCCCATCAGGTCCTGGCACGACCTAGAGAAGGACAACGCCAAGTTCATGAAGAAAGCCACCAAG CACTATGAGTCTCTTGCTAACAGAGCGTCAACTAACGGTCACATCATCGACATCTACGCCTGTGCTCTTGATCAGACCGGCCTACTGGAGATGAAGTGCTGTGCCAACTACactgg AGGGTACATGGTGATGGCCGACTCCTTCAACACCTCTCTGTTTAAACAAACCTTCCAGAGAGTTTTCACCAAAGACGTCCAGGGATCATTCAAGATGGCCTTTGCCGCCACGCTGGAGGTCAAG ACATCCAGAGAGATCAAAGTATCTGGAGCGATTGGTCCTTGTGTGTCTCTCAACGCTAAAGGACCTTGTGTCTCTGAGAAC gagATTGGAACAGGAGGAACGTGTCAGTGGAAGATCTGTGGCCTGGATCCGAGCACTACGCTGGCACTTTACTTCGAGGTGGTCAACCAG cacAACGCTCCGATCCCTCAGGGCGGCCGTGGAGCGATCCAGTTTGTTACTCAGTACCAACACTCATCAGGACAGAGACGCATCAGGGTCACCACCACGGCCAGGAA CTGGGCAGACGCTCAGACGCAGATTCAGAGCATCGCAGCGTCCTTTGATCAGGAGGCGGCCGCCATCTTGATGGCGAGATTGTCGGTGTTCCGGGCGGAGACGGAGGAGGGTCCGGATGTCCTCAGGTGGTTGGACAGACAGCTCATCAGACTT TGTCAGAAGTTTGGAGATTACCACAAAGATGATCCAAATTCCTTCAGGTTCTCTGAGACCTTCTCCCTCTACCCTCAG aCTGTAGCTCAGTGGAGGAAGGCTGGTTATCAGGAAATGTCTGAGTATGAGAACTTCAGACACCTCCTTCAGGCTCCGGTGGACGACGctcaggagctgctgcacaCTCGCTTCCCGATGCCCAGATACATCGACACGGAGCACGGAGGCAGCCAG GCTCGCTTCCTGCTCTCCAAGGTGAACCCGTCCCAGACCCACAACAACATGTACGCCTGGGGACAG GAGTCTGGAGCTCCCATCCTGACAGACGACGTCAGCCTGCAGGTGTTCATGGACCACCTCAAGAAACTGGCTGTCTCCAGCGCTGCCTGA
- the dkc1 gene encoding H/ACA ribonucleoprotein complex subunit DKC1 isoform X1 → MADPEASGKKRRSKRVPDEDVGEIQQSGDFLIKPESKVASLDTSQWPLLLKHFDKLNIRTAHYTPLANGSNPLKRNIQDYVRSGFINLDKPANPSSHEVVAWIRRILRVEKTGHSGTLDPKVTGCLIVCVDRATRLVKSQQSAGKEYVGIVRLHNAIESEHTLARALETLTGALFQRPPLIAAVKRQLRVRTIYESKLIEYDPERRLGIFWVSCEAGTYIRTLCVHMGLMLGVGGQMQELRRVRSGVLGEKDHMVTMHDVLDAQWQFDHNKDETYLRRVVFPLEKLLVSYKRLVMKDSAVNAICYGAKIMLPGVLRYEDGIEMNQDIVVITTKGEAICTAVALMTTAVISTCDHGVVAKIKRVIMERDTYPRKWGLGPKASKKKMMIQKGLLDKHGKPNDSTPTDWKSQYVDYSISKATAESCDASAKRKREAADSDGDVPPAPSTPPAEDVKKKKKKKEKRVKLEEEAPEEAEPEEGGAEVLSAKKKKKKKLKHGDEAE, encoded by the exons ATGGCGGACCCAGAAG CGTcggggaagaagagaagaagcaaGAGGGTTCCTGATGAAGACGTCGGG GAGATCCAGCAGAGCGGAGACTTCCTCATCAAGCCGGAGTCCAAGGTGGCCTCTCTGGACACGTCCCAGTGGCCCCTGTTACTGAAG CATTTTGACAAACTGAACATCCGGACGGCTCATTACACTCCTCTAGCGAACGGAAGCAACCCCCTGAAGAGGAACATCCAGGACTATGTCAG GTCGGGCTTCATCAACCTGGACAAACCGGCCAACCCGTCGTCTCACGAGGTGGTGGCGTGGATCCGGAGGATCCTCCGGGTAGAGAAGACTGGCCACAGCGGGACGCTGGACCCCAAAGTCACCGGCTGCCTGATCGTCTGTGTGGATCGAGCCACGCGATTGGTCAAGTCCCAGCAGAGTGCCG GTAAAGAGTATGTGGGGATCGTTCGGCTGCACAATGCCATAGAGAGCGAGCACACCCTTGCCCGG GCATTGGAGACGCTGACGGGCGCTTTGTTCCAGCGGCCGCCGCTCATCGCCGCCGTGAAGCGTCAGCTCAGGGTTCGAACCATCTACGAGAGCAAACTGATCGAATACGACCCTGAGAGGAGATTAG GTATCTTCTGGGTGAGCTGTGAGGCTGGAACTTACATCCGGactctgtgtgtgcacatgggTCTCATGCTCGGGGTTGGCGGTCAGATGCAGGAGCTGAGGAGAGTCCGGTCCGGAGTGCTGGGAGAGAAG GACCACATGGTGACGATGCACGACGTGCTGGACGCGCAGTGGCAGTTTGACCACAACAAAGACGAGACGTACCTCCGGAGGGTCGTGTTCCCGCTGGAGAAGCTGCTGGTGTCCTACAAGAGGCTGGTGATGAAGGACAGCGCG GTGAACGCCATCTGTTACGGAGCCAAGATCATGCTGCCGGGTGTCCTCAGGTACGAAGACGGCATCGAGATGAACCAGGACATCGTGGTCATCACGACCAAGGGGGAGGCCATCTGCACAG ccgtTGCTCTGATGACCACAGCCGTCATCTCCACCTGTGACCACGGCGTCGTGGCCAAGATCAAGAGGGTCATCATGGAGAGGGACACGTATCCTAGGAAGTGGGGTCTGGGTCCCAag GCGAgcaagaagaagatgatgatccAGAAAGGACTGCTGGACAAACACGGGAAGCCCAACGACAGCACGCCCACCGACTGGAAGAGCCAGTATGTGGACTACAG CATCTCCAAGGCGACAGCAGAGTCATGTGACGCGTCAGCAAAG aggaagagggaggcgGCAGACAGCGACGGCGACGTGCCCCCGGCACCCAGCACGCCGCCGGCAGAGgacgtgaagaagaagaagaagaagaaggagaaaagagtgaaactggaggaggaggcacctgaggaggcggagcctgaggagggaggggctgAG GTTTTAAgtgccaagaagaagaagaagaagaaactaaaaCACGGCGACGAGGCAGAGTGA
- the dkc1 gene encoding H/ACA ribonucleoprotein complex subunit DKC1 isoform X2, protein MADPEAASGKKRRSKRVPDEDVGEIQQSGDFLIKPESKVASLDTSQWPLLLKHFDKLNIRTAHYTPLANGSNPLKRNIQDYVRSGFINLDKPANPSSHEVVAWIRRILRVEKTGHSGTLDPKVTGCLIVCVDRATRLVKSQQSAGKEYVGIVRLHNAIESEHTLARALETLTGALFQRPPLIAAVKRQLRVRTIYESKLIEYDPERRLGIFWVSCEAGTYIRTLCVHMGLMLGVGGQMQELRRVRSGVLGEKDHMVTMHDVLDAQWQFDHNKDETYLRRVVFPLEKLLVSYKRLVMKDSAVNAICYGAKIMLPGVLRYEDGIEMNQDIVVITTKGEAICTAVALMTTAVISTCDHGVVAKIKRVIMERDTYPRKWGLGPKASKKKMMIQKGLLDKHGKPNDSTPTDWKSQYVDYSISKATAESCDASAKRKREAADSDGDVPPAPSTPPAEDVKKKKKKKEKRVKLEEEAPEEAEPEEGGAEVLSAKKKKKKKLKHGDEAE, encoded by the exons ATGGCGGACCCAGAAG CAGCGTcggggaagaagagaagaagcaaGAGGGTTCCTGATGAAGACGTCGGG GAGATCCAGCAGAGCGGAGACTTCCTCATCAAGCCGGAGTCCAAGGTGGCCTCTCTGGACACGTCCCAGTGGCCCCTGTTACTGAAG CATTTTGACAAACTGAACATCCGGACGGCTCATTACACTCCTCTAGCGAACGGAAGCAACCCCCTGAAGAGGAACATCCAGGACTATGTCAG GTCGGGCTTCATCAACCTGGACAAACCGGCCAACCCGTCGTCTCACGAGGTGGTGGCGTGGATCCGGAGGATCCTCCGGGTAGAGAAGACTGGCCACAGCGGGACGCTGGACCCCAAAGTCACCGGCTGCCTGATCGTCTGTGTGGATCGAGCCACGCGATTGGTCAAGTCCCAGCAGAGTGCCG GTAAAGAGTATGTGGGGATCGTTCGGCTGCACAATGCCATAGAGAGCGAGCACACCCTTGCCCGG GCATTGGAGACGCTGACGGGCGCTTTGTTCCAGCGGCCGCCGCTCATCGCCGCCGTGAAGCGTCAGCTCAGGGTTCGAACCATCTACGAGAGCAAACTGATCGAATACGACCCTGAGAGGAGATTAG GTATCTTCTGGGTGAGCTGTGAGGCTGGAACTTACATCCGGactctgtgtgtgcacatgggTCTCATGCTCGGGGTTGGCGGTCAGATGCAGGAGCTGAGGAGAGTCCGGTCCGGAGTGCTGGGAGAGAAG GACCACATGGTGACGATGCACGACGTGCTGGACGCGCAGTGGCAGTTTGACCACAACAAAGACGAGACGTACCTCCGGAGGGTCGTGTTCCCGCTGGAGAAGCTGCTGGTGTCCTACAAGAGGCTGGTGATGAAGGACAGCGCG GTGAACGCCATCTGTTACGGAGCCAAGATCATGCTGCCGGGTGTCCTCAGGTACGAAGACGGCATCGAGATGAACCAGGACATCGTGGTCATCACGACCAAGGGGGAGGCCATCTGCACAG ccgtTGCTCTGATGACCACAGCCGTCATCTCCACCTGTGACCACGGCGTCGTGGCCAAGATCAAGAGGGTCATCATGGAGAGGGACACGTATCCTAGGAAGTGGGGTCTGGGTCCCAag GCGAgcaagaagaagatgatgatccAGAAAGGACTGCTGGACAAACACGGGAAGCCCAACGACAGCACGCCCACCGACTGGAAGAGCCAGTATGTGGACTACAG CATCTCCAAGGCGACAGCAGAGTCATGTGACGCGTCAGCAAAG aggaagagggaggcgGCAGACAGCGACGGCGACGTGCCCCCGGCACCCAGCACGCCGCCGGCAGAGgacgtgaagaagaagaagaagaagaaggagaaaagagtgaaactggaggaggaggcacctgaggaggcggagcctgaggagggaggggctgAG GTTTTAAgtgccaagaagaagaagaagaagaaactaaaaCACGGCGACGAGGCAGAGTGA